The following proteins are co-located in the Microvirga ossetica genome:
- a CDS encoding IS1380 family transposase, whose product MPDDTTATFPFPAVGRKKITAAFDGGRLSSDGGVMLLAQAERRLGIAARLARIIPDRRDPTRVTHAITDMIRARIFAIACGYEDCNDFGPLRADPAFKLACGHLPETGADLASQPTLSRLENAPTIRDAIRLTYALIEQWMDSYATPPDGVVLDIDDTCDVVHGHQQLSLFNAHYDERCFLPIHVYDSATGRPVAVVLRPGKTPSGVEVRAHLRRLVRRIRTRWPLTRITIRGDSHYARPEAMDFCEQHGLSYLFGLAGSRPLTSKVQGTADAVRTQRAIEDREVVRGFAETTHRARSWSCERRVVARIEATRLGLDIRFVVTNLSGTSPRVVYESLYCARGQAENWIKFHKAQLASDRTSCRRAVANQVRLVLHTAAYWLMLSVREAIPAVCDLARAEFATLRLRLLKIAVRVQETASRIRLAYASCCPEADLFRAIAATLLPSPRAASP is encoded by the coding sequence ATGCCGGACGATACAACCGCAACGTTCCCGTTTCCAGCCGTGGGCCGCAAGAAGATCACCGCCGCTTTCGATGGCGGGCGCTTGTCGTCCGACGGCGGTGTCATGCTCCTGGCCCAAGCCGAGCGCCGGCTGGGGATTGCCGCGCGGCTGGCGCGCATCATCCCGGATCGGCGCGACCCGACCCGCGTGACGCACGCGATCACAGATATGATCCGCGCCCGCATCTTCGCCATCGCGTGCGGCTATGAGGATTGCAACGACTTCGGCCCGCTGCGCGCTGATCCGGCGTTCAAGCTCGCCTGCGGGCACTTGCCGGAAACCGGGGCTGACCTCGCCTCGCAGCCGACCCTCTCGCGTCTGGAGAATGCGCCTACGATCCGCGATGCGATCCGGTTGACCTATGCCCTGATCGAGCAGTGGATGGACAGCTATGCCACTCCGCCCGACGGCGTGGTGCTGGACATCGACGACACCTGCGATGTGGTGCATGGGCACCAGCAACTGTCCTTGTTCAACGCCCATTATGACGAACGCTGCTTTCTGCCGATCCATGTCTACGACAGCGCCACCGGCCGACCGGTTGCCGTCGTGCTGCGGCCGGGCAAGACGCCCTCGGGTGTTGAAGTGCGGGCGCATCTGCGACGCCTCGTGCGCCGCATCCGCACGCGTTGGCCTCTCACGCGCATCACGATCCGGGGTGACAGCCACTATGCCCGTCCCGAAGCCATGGACTTCTGCGAGCAGCACGGCCTCAGCTATCTGTTCGGACTGGCCGGTAGCCGGCCGCTCACAAGCAAGGTGCAGGGCACCGCTGATGCGGTGCGCACTCAACGGGCGATCGAGGATCGCGAGGTGGTGCGCGGCTTTGCCGAGACGACGCACCGGGCCAGGAGTTGGTCGTGCGAGCGCAGGGTGGTCGCCCGCATCGAGGCGACCCGCCTCGGGCTCGACATCCGCTTTGTGGTCACCAACCTGAGCGGGACCAGCCCACGCGTCGTCTACGAGAGCCTGTACTGCGCCCGCGGCCAGGCGGAGAATTGGATCAAGTTCCACAAGGCGCAACTTGCCTCTGACCGGACCTCATGCCGGCGCGCCGTGGCCAATCAGGTTCGTCTCGTGCTGCACACGGCCGCCTACTGGCTGATGCTGTCCGTGCGGGAGGCGATCCCGGCTGTCTGCGATCTCGCCCGGGCCGAGTTCGCGACGCTGCGCCTTCGCCTGCTCAAGATCGCCGTGCGGGTGCAGGAAACGGCGAGCCGCATCCGCTTGGCCTACGCGTCCTGCTGTCCCGAAGCCGACCTCTTCCGCGCCATAGCGGCGACTCTCCTGCCCAGCCCGAGAGCAGCCTCGCCCTGA
- a CDS encoding sensor histidine kinase — MARDAFLAVAAHELRNPMTPIRGRVQLLRRMLQRSGDDKDALVVKMDKGLQRVEGLIEQYIKRATTLLEVSRATKGQLHLDLVAVDLCALVQEVAQGLAPIADHAGSILEVRVPSGAVTCHGDRLAVEQVVDNLLSNAIKYGAGQPIVVSVAEAPDLPNASLIQIKDHGVGISAEDQARIFARFERAVRPGEHHGGFGVGLWVVSQLVQAMNGTIDVASIPGQGSTFTVCLPRHDQTVQESWCRHP, encoded by the coding sequence ATGGCCCGCGATGCGTTCCTGGCCGTTGCGGCTCACGAGTTACGCAATCCGATGACCCCGATCCGCGGCCGCGTTCAACTTCTGCGGCGCATGCTGCAGCGGAGCGGCGACGACAAGGATGCGCTCGTCGTCAAGATGGACAAAGGCTTGCAGCGGGTCGAGGGGCTGATCGAGCAATACATCAAGCGCGCGACGACCCTGCTGGAAGTCTCCCGCGCCACGAAGGGGCAGCTTCATCTGGATCTCGTTGCCGTCGACCTGTGCGCTCTCGTCCAGGAGGTCGCGCAAGGCCTGGCGCCGATTGCCGATCATGCCGGATCCATCCTTGAGGTCCGTGTCCCTTCCGGTGCCGTCACATGCCACGGAGATCGCCTCGCGGTCGAGCAGGTGGTCGATAACCTGCTCTCGAATGCCATCAAGTACGGTGCTGGCCAGCCAATCGTGGTGAGCGTGGCTGAGGCCCCTGACCTGCCCAATGCCAGCCTCATTCAAATCAAGGATCATGGGGTCGGGATCTCGGCTGAGGATCAGGCCAGGATTTTTGCACGTTTCGAGCGGGCCGTTCGCCCGGGAGAGCACCACGGCGGCTTTGGAGTCGGCTTGTGGGTCGTCAGTCAACTGGTGCAGGCCATGAACGGGACCATCGATGTGGCCAGCATCCCCGGCCAAGGCTCCACCTTCACCGTGTGCTTGCCCCGGCACGACCAAACTGTACAGGAATCATGGTGCCGTCACCCTTAG
- a CDS encoding ATPase domain-containing protein, which produces MVPSPLETIPAPLERVTSGVPGLDTILRGGFMRGGIYIFQGAPGAGKTILSNQICFHHVRDDGGCALFVTLLAENHARMIQHLRGLSFFDQDLVADKVTYLSAFREMRDDGLKALTNLIRREVQRRHCSMLVIDGLVSARATAETDLAFKEFIHDLQEIALATDCTTFLTTNLPQQADDASPEHTMVDGLIELNDRTYGWRAESDLQIRKFRGSGFLRGRHAYKITDEGFVAHPRIEALLAHPSQEDQGSVARTSSGVTGLDRMLNGGLPGASTTMIMGPSGAGKTTVSLHFLARSTEAEPGLMFGFYETPTRLMAKVDDICKPLAGTRR; this is translated from the coding sequence ATGGTGCCGTCACCCTTAGAGACCATCCCTGCACCCCTGGAGCGGGTGACGAGTGGCGTGCCTGGCCTCGATACGATCTTGCGCGGCGGGTTCATGCGCGGCGGAATCTACATCTTCCAGGGTGCGCCAGGCGCGGGGAAGACCATCCTCAGCAACCAGATCTGCTTTCATCATGTCCGCGACGATGGCGGATGTGCCTTGTTCGTGACGCTCCTGGCCGAGAACCACGCCCGCATGATCCAGCATCTGCGGGGCCTGTCGTTCTTCGATCAGGATCTGGTCGCAGATAAGGTGACGTATCTCAGTGCCTTCCGCGAGATGCGGGACGACGGGCTGAAAGCGCTGACGAACCTCATCCGCCGGGAAGTCCAGAGGCGGCACTGTTCGATGCTGGTGATCGATGGCCTCGTTTCGGCGCGGGCCACGGCGGAAACCGACCTGGCCTTCAAGGAGTTCATTCATGACTTGCAGGAGATTGCGCTCGCCACCGACTGCACGACGTTCCTGACGACGAACCTGCCGCAGCAGGCTGACGACGCCTCTCCCGAACACACCATGGTGGACGGACTGATCGAACTCAATGACCGCACCTACGGCTGGCGCGCCGAGAGCGACCTCCAGATCCGGAAGTTCCGCGGCAGCGGCTTCCTGCGCGGCCGCCACGCCTACAAGATCACCGACGAGGGCTTCGTCGCCCATCCCCGGATCGAGGCGCTTCTGGCGCATCCCTCGCAGGAGGATCAGGGCAGCGTCGCGCGAACGTCAAGCGGTGTGACCGGGCTCGATCGGATGCTGAACGGGGGACTGCCCGGCGCCTCGACCACCATGATCATGGGCCCCTCCGGGGCGGGCAAGACCACTGTGAGTCTTCATTTTCTGGCGCGGTCCACCGAGGCTGAGCCAGGCCTGATGTTCGGCTTCTACGAGACGCCGACGCGCCTGATGGCCAAGGTCGACGACATCTGCAAGCCCCTTGCGGGCACTCGTCGATAA
- a CDS encoding RAD55 family ATPase translates to MRALVDNGTVEVLWQPPTDDMLDAYGERLLEAIHRRKVKRLVIDGLTSFHKAAVEPSRLDHFFTALANELRVLGVTTLYTLEVPDILGPAIRIPINDISSLAENLILFRFIELRAKLYRLVSILKVRDSGFDPSLHEFTIGPDGIVVHATEQSAEAIMSDFAPPPETAASSTPRAPKGRRS, encoded by the coding sequence TTGCGGGCACTCGTCGATAACGGCACCGTGGAGGTGCTGTGGCAGCCCCCGACCGACGATATGCTAGATGCCTATGGCGAACGCCTCCTCGAGGCGATTCATCGGCGCAAGGTCAAACGTCTTGTCATTGACGGGTTGACCAGCTTCCACAAGGCCGCCGTCGAGCCCTCGCGCCTGGACCACTTCTTCACCGCGCTGGCCAACGAATTGCGGGTGCTGGGTGTCACGACACTGTACACGCTCGAAGTGCCCGACATTCTGGGTCCTGCGATCCGCATTCCGATCAATGACATTTCCAGCCTGGCCGAAAACCTGATCCTGTTCCGGTTCATCGAATTGCGGGCGAAGCTCTATCGCCTGGTGTCGATCCTGAAGGTCCGTGACAGTGGCTTCGATCCCTCCCTCCATGAGTTCACCATCGGTCCGGACGGGATTGTCGTGCACGCCACGGAGCAGAGCGCGGAAGCGATCATGTCAGACTTTGCGCCGCCCCCGGAAACAGCTGCGTCATCGACGCCAAGGGCCCCGAAGGGGCGCAGGAGCTAG